caaactgtttgaatttttcacttacgCCGTGAAGATTTTgacatagttgaaaatacacattctcGACGCAATGTTCTAGTTCGAACAGGAAGAGTACAGTTGACGGTTTCATGTACAAGCTGGTGCCGCACGacgtcaattttacaatatctgcgtCACGTATTTTAACAAGCTCCAGATCTCGAAACGTTAGCGATGATGGTGCCGATGATTGCACGAGTCGCTGTATATTTGCACGTTTTTCGATGAATGTCACCCACGTTGCATGTGGCAGAATTATCCGATTGCCTCGGTTATCGCCAATAAGTATATCCACAGAAGACATAGGTCCCGCGTTGATTCcaacatccaaaaatttatacgctGTTGATGTCAAGGCAAATCTCCTTCCCAAAATACGTGGCGTATAACGGGGTTtatcaaaactgaaaaaataaaattatatgtttataaaagcttttttttttgcacaagtatatatgaaaattatcggTACATACTCATTGTGCTGTTTCTCGCACGTTTCGTCCTGAATTGGAACGTAGTAGTTCGCACCGTGAGTGTTCATCGTATCTGGAGGCTGTTTGCGACGTACTCGAACCGTATCGAACTCTCGACTGCGCTCTAGAATCCATGTAGACCATTTATACATACCCAAAACTgcaaatcttgcaaaaatagCGCCAATGTACGGCTGCTGCATGGTGACCACCACCACAATCCACATATACGTTAAATGTGATATCTTTGTCAAAAACATTCGTGATGAGATCACCTCATCGGGCATCAAATATGATTTCTTTTCAAGAgcatacgtgtctcgcgatgatttcatcgaacacgtgcaaaactgcaaattttgcaattttgcataagttaatggagcgttattgttttcaagaacatgtcgcgacgtgtctcgcgatgattttatcgaacacgtgcaaaactgcaaattttgcaattttgcataagtcaatggagcgttattgttttgaagaacatgtcgcgacatgtctcgcgatgatttcatcgaacacgtgcaaaactgcaaatagcgccgatgtacggctgctgcattgatacagatcaaatcaccAAAAGTCAATGGCGTGTTTTCGTGAACCTACGTGTCCCgcaatgatttcatcgaacacgtgcaaaactgcaaattttgcaaatagcgccgatgtacggcggctgagatgaaattagatatgataagcaaacgatgcatcattagtagaatataaaaaaatgttgaatat
The genomic region above belongs to Temnothorax longispinosus isolate EJ_2023e unplaced genomic scaffold, Tlon_JGU_v1 HiC_scaffold_38, whole genome shotgun sequence and contains:
- the LOC139824450 gene encoding uncharacterized protein — encoded protein: MQQPYIGAIFARFAVLGMYKWSTWILERSREFDTVRVRRKQPPDTMNTHGANYYVPIQDETCEKQHNDFDKPRYTPRILGRRFALTSTAYKFLDVGINAGPMSSVDILIGDNRGNRIILPHATWVTFIEKRANIQRLVQSSAPSSLTFRDLELVKIRDADIVKLTSCGTSLYMKPSTVLFLFELEHCVENVYFQLCQNLHGVSEKFKQFVTILRQNCITDKCNAVTILREFYNKNLIIDCELLAYALDTIVYNALHDK